In a single window of the Nicotiana tomentosiformis chromosome 8, ASM39032v3, whole genome shotgun sequence genome:
- the LOC104100255 gene encoding serine/threonine-protein kinase D6PK-like, translating to MKRIPESQKLRADYPSEAKVINIYSTSQKEVGTISNARDFLEMDFTVPLQTCKGDNFYLEHEELMPNAGSIKRCDDSLEDSGFTSFHGASHPPEPVDTDLMRPVYVPIGPNKTDGKCLVKSMSLKGPSTDDLSIQFLNMKPSSFLHLPAERRVEKPNDLGAVSSAFMVPRSSQNTEASLPPDSEEKECVWDASLPSSSNVSPYSSIDSTGVGTVMSIANSCTGTYRSDGVVSMDRNCEGTKLSIQGDSLGSAKTSFSRASDSSELSDDSNWSNITGSANKPHKGNDPRCKAVLAIRARDGILGMSHFRLLKRLGCGDIGTVYLSELSGTWCYFAMKVMDKASLESRKKLTRSHTEREILQLLDHPFLPTLYTHFETDRFSCLVMEYCPGGDLHTLRQRQPGKHFSEYAARFYAAEVLLALEYLHMLGVVYRDLKPENILVRDDGHIMLSDFDLSLKCAVSPTVIRASFGDPSKRGAAICVQPACIEPTSSCMQPTCFLPRLFPPKSKKSSQKPRTEPGFPSNAMPELVAEPTAARSMSFVGTHEYLAPEIIKGEGHGSAVDWWTFGIFLHELLYGKTPFKGSGNRATLFNVVGQQLKFPDSPATSNASRDLIRGLLVKEPQRRLGVKRGASEIKQHPFFEGVNWALIRCSTPPEVPRQVEAELPGKFKQVNPVGVFDQEVNLVGVCNKRMPGPDVNSGGNYLDLEFF from the exons ATGAAAAGGATACCTGAATCACAAAAACTACGAGCAGATTACCCTAGTGAGGCTAAGGTGATAAATATTTACTCAACTTCACAAAAAGAGGTGGGAACTATATCAAATGCCCGTGACTTCCTAGAAATGGACTTCACTGTTCCTCTTCAAACATGCAAAGGAGACAACTTCTATCTGGAGCATGAGGAACTTATGCCTAATGCTGGTTCAATCAAGCGATGTGATGATTCGCTCGAAGATAGTGGCTTTACTTCATTCCACGGAGCAAGTCATCCTCCTGAACCTGTTGATACTGACCTAATGAGACCGGTTTATGTACCGATTGGTCCGAACAAAACAGATGGTAAATGCTTAGTGAAAAGCATGTCTCTGAAGGGTCCTTCCACAGATGATCTTTCAATCCAGTTTCTTAACATGaaaccaagttcgtttcttcattTACCGGCAGAGAGACGAGTTGAAAAGCCAAATGATCTAGGTGCAGTCTCCTCTGCATTTATGGTTCCTCGTTCATCTCAAAACACAGAAGCAAGTCTACCACCTGATTCTGAAGAAAAAGAATGTGTTTGGGATGCATCACTACCCTCGAGCAGCAATGTCAGTCCATATAGTAGCATTGATAGTACTGGTGTTGGCACAGTTATGAGCATTGCCAACAGCTGCACAGGCACATATAGGAGTGACGGCGTGGTTAGTATGGACAGGAACTGTGAGGGTACAAAACTGAGTATTCAAGGGGATTCGTTAGGAAGTGCTAAAACTAGCTTTAGCAGAGCAAGTGATAGCAGTGAACTTAGTGATGATAGTAACTGGAGTAACATTACCGGCAGTGCCAATAAGCCTCACAAAGGAAATGATCCAAGATGCAAGGCTGTTCTTGCAATACGAGCACGTGATGGTATATTAGGCATGAGTCACTTTAGGTTACTGAAAAGACTTGGTTGTGGTGACATTGGCACTGTTTATCTTTCTGAACTCAGTGGGACTTGGTGCTATTTTGCGATGAAAGTGATGGATAAGGCCTCGCTTGAAAGTAGGAAGAAATTGACCCGTTCTCATACAGAAAGAGAAATCCTCCAGCTGTTAGACCACCCATTCTTACCAACCTTGTATACTCATTTTGAGACAGACCGATTTTCATGTTTGGTCATGGAATATTGCCCTGGAGGAGATCTACATACTCTACGACAACGACAACCTGGGAAGCATTTTTCAGAATATGCTGCAAG GTTTTATGCTGCGGAAGTTCTATTGGCCCTCGAATATCTTCACATGCTTGGTGTAGTTTACAGAGACCTAAAGCCTGAAAATATTCTGGTGCGTGACGATGGCCACATCATGCTTTCGGATTTTGACCTATCCCTAAAATGTGCAGTTTCACCGACGGTCATAAGGGCCTCATTTGGTGATCCCTCTAAACGAGGAGCTGCAATCTGTGTGCAGCCAGCCTGTATTGAGCCCACTTCTTCATGCATGCAGCCGACATGTTTCCTCCCCCGATTATTTCCTCCAAAAAGCAAGAAAAGTTCACAAAAGCCCAGAACCGAGCCAGGTTTTCCTTCTAATGCCATGCCTGAGCTTGTTGCAGAACCTACTGCAGCACGGTCAATGTCATTTGTTGGGACTCATGAATATTTAGCCCCTGAAATTATCAAGGGAGAAGGCCATGGCAGTGCAGTTGATTGGTGGACATTTGGCATTTTTCTGCATGAATTACTATATGGTAAAACCCCATTTAAGGGATCAGGTAACAGGGCAACTCTTTTCAATGTAGTTGGACAACAGCTCAAATTTCCAGATTCTCCTGCAACCAGTAATGCCAGCCGCGATCTGATACGTGGCTTGCTCGTCAAAGAGCCTCAACGCCGGCTTGGGGTGAAAAGAGGAGCAAGTGAGATTAAGCAGCACCCTTTCTTTGAAGGTGTTAATTGGGCCCTGATTCGTTGCAGTACGCCACCTGAAGTGCCAAGACAAGTTGAAGCAGAGCTTCCAGGGAAGTTTAAGCAAGTGAACCCTGTTGGAGTTTTTGATCAAGAAGTGAACCTTGTTGGAGTTTGCAATAAAAGAATGCCAGGACCAGATGTGAATTCTGGGGGTAATTATCTTGACTTAGAGTTCTTTTAG